One Pseudomonas sp. MH9.2 DNA segment encodes these proteins:
- a CDS encoding alginate O-acetyltransferase, which produces MTRSLRFLYIVLFLAILLALGVWSLRSFGSFSTSAETTVLNGRWTKAAETHYDDEFPIKRLGTNLWAALDFKLFNEGRPGVVLGRDQWLYSDEEFNPVANGEQNEADNLALIQGVRDTLKKQGTQLVLAIVPAKTRLYPEHIGDNTPAALHADLYQQFHAQMAKAGIIAPDLLTPLQSAKQNGAVFLRTDTHWTPMGAEVVAQQLGTVISNETPLSGQPEKFVTEAKETAPYKGDLTSFLPLDPLFSNLLPKPDQLQQRSTNPAQAEANGGDALFADNEVAVGLVGTSYSANPNWNFLGALKQALHSDVVNYAEDGHGPILPMLKYLQTDAFKNSPPQVLIWEFPERYLPAHNDLGEFDPQWIAELKQARDPQQNLALNANKSESPNRAQN; this is translated from the coding sequence ATGACCCGATCATTACGCTTCCTCTACATCGTCCTGTTCCTCGCCATCCTGCTCGCGTTGGGTGTCTGGTCGCTGCGCAGTTTCGGCAGCTTCTCGACTTCCGCCGAGACCACCGTGCTCAACGGGCGCTGGACCAAAGCGGCGGAGACTCATTACGACGATGAGTTCCCGATCAAACGCCTGGGCACCAACCTTTGGGCCGCACTGGACTTCAAGCTGTTCAACGAAGGCCGTCCCGGTGTCGTGCTGGGCCGCGATCAGTGGCTGTACAGCGATGAAGAGTTCAACCCTGTGGCCAACGGCGAGCAGAACGAAGCCGACAACCTCGCGCTGATTCAAGGTGTACGCGACACCCTGAAAAAACAGGGCACACAGTTGGTGCTGGCCATCGTGCCGGCAAAAACCCGGCTGTACCCGGAGCACATCGGCGACAACACCCCGGCTGCGCTGCATGCCGATTTGTATCAGCAGTTCCATGCCCAGATGGCGAAGGCCGGCATTATTGCCCCTGACCTGCTGACGCCGCTGCAGAGCGCAAAACAGAACGGTGCCGTGTTCCTGAGGACCGACACGCACTGGACGCCGATGGGTGCCGAAGTCGTCGCTCAACAGCTGGGCACGGTCATCAGCAATGAAACACCGTTGAGCGGCCAGCCTGAAAAGTTCGTCACCGAAGCCAAAGAGACCGCGCCGTACAAGGGTGACCTGACCAGCTTCCTGCCACTGGACCCGCTGTTCAGCAACCTGTTGCCTAAACCCGATCAGCTGCAACAACGCAGCACTAATCCGGCTCAGGCCGAGGCTAACGGCGGCGATGCCCTGTTCGCGGACAACGAAGTCGCGGTAGGACTGGTCGGCACCAGCTACAGCGCCAACCCGAACTGGAACTTCCTGGGCGCCTTGAAACAGGCACTGCACAGCGACGTGGTCAATTACGCCGAAGACGGCCATGGCCCGATTCTGCCGATGCTCAAATACCTGCAAACCGATGCTTTCAAGAACAGCCCGCCGCAAGTGCTGATTTGGGAGTTCCCAGAACGTTATCTGCCTGCCCACAACGACCTTGGCGAGTTCGATCCGCAGTGGATCGCCGAACTTAAACAGGCTCGCGACCCGCAACAAAATCTGGCGCTTAACGCCAACAAATCCGAGTCGCCCAACCGGGCGCAAAACTGA
- a CDS encoding DUF1656 domain-containing protein, translating into MPREIAFHGVYMPTMTLMFLIAAVIAWTLGRLLSELDLYRFFWHPALLRLCVFTCIFGALALTVYR; encoded by the coding sequence ATGCCTCGTGAAATCGCCTTCCACGGCGTCTATATGCCGACCATGACCTTGATGTTCCTGATCGCGGCAGTCATTGCCTGGACCTTGGGTCGGCTCTTGTCCGAACTCGATCTGTATCGGTTTTTCTGGCATCCGGCGCTGCTGCGTCTGTGCGTGTTTACCTGCATCTTTGGCGCTCTGGCGCTCACCGTTTACCGTTGA
- a CDS encoding HlyD family secretion protein: protein MKKLFSLIATLLVLALALWIGRTLWINYMDTPWTRDGRVRADVINVAADVSGVVVDVPVRDNQLVKKGDVLMLIDPEHYEIAVKQAQALVASRKATWEMRKLNAKRRADMDSLVISSESRDDASNIASSTLADYELAQAQLDAAELNLKRTKVLSAVDGYVTNLNVHRGDYARIGEAKMAVVDKNSFWVYGYFEENKLPHVRVGDPADMQLMSGEVLKGHVESIARGIYDRDNPQSRELTADVNPTFNWVRLAQRVPVRIHLDQVPEGVVLAAGITCTVIVNPEDH, encoded by the coding sequence ATGAAAAAGCTCTTCAGTCTGATTGCTACCTTGCTGGTTCTGGCTCTGGCCCTGTGGATCGGTCGTACCCTGTGGATTAATTACATGGACACACCCTGGACCCGCGATGGTCGGGTGCGCGCCGATGTGATCAACGTCGCTGCCGATGTCTCCGGTGTGGTGGTGGATGTGCCGGTGCGCGACAACCAACTGGTGAAGAAGGGCGATGTGCTGATGCTGATCGATCCAGAGCATTACGAGATTGCCGTCAAACAGGCGCAGGCGTTGGTGGCTTCACGCAAGGCCACGTGGGAAATGCGCAAGCTGAATGCCAAGCGTCGCGCGGACATGGACAGCCTGGTGATTTCCAGCGAAAGCCGTGACGATGCGAGCAATATCGCCAGCTCGACGCTGGCCGACTATGAGCTTGCTCAGGCGCAACTGGACGCCGCCGAGCTCAACCTCAAACGCACCAAGGTGCTGTCTGCGGTAGATGGCTACGTCACCAACCTCAACGTGCACCGTGGCGACTATGCGCGGATCGGCGAAGCAAAAATGGCCGTGGTCGACAAGAACTCGTTCTGGGTGTACGGCTACTTTGAAGAGAACAAACTGCCGCATGTTCGCGTCGGTGATCCGGCCGACATGCAGTTGATGAGCGGCGAAGTGCTGAAGGGCCACGTCGAAAGCATCGCCCGTGGCATCTATGACCGGGACAACCCGCAAAGCCGCGAACTGACCGCCGACGTCAACCCGACCTTCAACTGGGTGCGCCTGGCCCAGCGTGTACCCGTGCGCATCCACCTGGACCAGGTGCCAGAGGGTGTGGTGTTGGCGGCAGGGATTACCTGCACCGTGATCGTGAATCCAGAGGACCATTGA
- a CDS encoding FUSC family protein, with protein MTPLYAPVRWLGSLEWRRGFFEWARSDGVTWVYIFKVLFAAFLTLWLAMRLELPQPRTAMITVFIVMQRQNGQVLAKSFYRFLGTLTGSAVMVALIALFAQDTELFLVSLAIWVGICSAGAARNRNFRAYGFVLAGYTAAMVGLPALAHPDGAFMAAMWRVLEISLGILCSTLVSVAILPQTASAAMRNALYLRFGVFAGFVAHGLRVGNESGAFEAGNVRFIAEAIGLEGLRSVTVFEDPHMRRRNGRLNRLNSEFMAITTRFNALHQLLERLRSREAVQVISAIEPGLMALADLLEAFSGRPLTDADAARLAERLAAFKEGLPERVRSLRAALVETQPADADLLDFHTAYELLYRFVDDMHGYAQTHASLADHNHVREQWDEPFTSQTNWMAALAAGVRASFVLLVLGSYWVATAWPSGSIMTLVAAATIGLSASSANPKRMAFQMACGTFLGAILGFIEMFFVYPFIDGFPLLCLVLAPVLVLGSFLSSRPQLAGYGLGLLIFFSTGSVPDNLTIYNPYGFINDYIGMVLGMLVCAAAGAIILPPNSRWMWSRLEQDLRQQVLYAISAPLRGLGSSFESRTRDLLHQAYGLAAGQPEVQRNLLRWMFVVLEVGHAIIELRREQSIMPVHPCYAESQSWRLAIRVMGRSLIRLFLQPNHSNLERALIAVDHAISRVQATDEPFARHFDTSVLRRVQSYLHFIRTSLLDPQSPLAAYAPLRKPQGLIHAS; from the coding sequence ATGACCCCTCTGTATGCTCCCGTGCGTTGGCTGGGCTCGTTGGAATGGCGTCGCGGTTTTTTTGAGTGGGCGCGCAGCGATGGCGTGACCTGGGTCTATATCTTCAAGGTGCTGTTCGCCGCGTTCTTGACCTTGTGGCTGGCCATGCGTCTGGAGTTGCCGCAGCCCCGTACCGCGATGATCACTGTGTTCATTGTGATGCAGCGGCAGAACGGGCAAGTCCTGGCCAAAAGTTTTTACCGCTTCCTGGGGACGTTGACCGGTTCGGCGGTGATGGTCGCCCTGATCGCCTTGTTCGCTCAGGACACTGAGTTGTTTCTAGTCAGCCTGGCGATCTGGGTGGGCATTTGTTCGGCCGGCGCCGCGCGTAACCGAAACTTCCGGGCCTATGGGTTTGTTCTGGCCGGTTATACCGCTGCCATGGTCGGCCTGCCTGCCCTGGCACACCCGGATGGCGCGTTCATGGCGGCCATGTGGCGGGTGTTGGAAATTTCCCTGGGCATCCTGTGCTCGACCCTGGTCAGTGTCGCGATCTTGCCGCAAACCGCCAGTGCTGCGATGCGTAACGCGCTGTACCTGCGTTTTGGCGTGTTTGCCGGGTTCGTGGCTCATGGTTTGCGGGTGGGTAATGAATCGGGCGCATTCGAGGCCGGTAACGTGCGTTTTATCGCCGAAGCGATTGGTCTGGAAGGGTTGCGCAGTGTCACCGTGTTCGAAGACCCGCATATGCGCCGACGCAACGGCCGGCTCAATCGCCTGAACAGTGAGTTCATGGCCATCACCACGCGCTTCAATGCCTTGCACCAACTGCTTGAGCGCTTGCGCAGTCGAGAAGCGGTTCAGGTGATCAGCGCCATTGAACCGGGGTTGATGGCACTCGCCGATTTGCTTGAAGCTTTCTCCGGGCGGCCTTTGACCGATGCCGACGCGGCGCGATTGGCCGAGCGATTGGCGGCGTTTAAAGAGGGGCTGCCGGAGCGGGTGCGAAGTCTGCGTGCGGCGCTGGTCGAGACTCAACCTGCCGACGCGGACCTGCTGGATTTCCACACCGCCTATGAGCTGCTGTATCGGTTTGTCGATGACATGCACGGATACGCCCAGACTCATGCCTCGCTGGCCGATCACAACCATGTCCGTGAACAGTGGGATGAACCGTTTACCTCACAGACGAACTGGATGGCCGCTCTCGCCGCCGGTGTTCGAGCCTCGTTCGTCCTTTTGGTGCTGGGCAGCTATTGGGTTGCCACCGCATGGCCGAGTGGTTCCATCATGACCTTGGTCGCCGCCGCCACCATCGGCCTTTCAGCCTCGTCGGCGAACCCCAAGCGCATGGCCTTTCAGATGGCTTGCGGCACGTTTCTGGGAGCCATATTAGGCTTTATCGAAATGTTTTTCGTGTACCCGTTCATCGATGGCTTCCCCTTGTTGTGCCTGGTGCTTGCCCCGGTGTTGGTGCTCGGCTCGTTCCTCTCCTCGCGGCCGCAATTGGCGGGCTATGGCTTGGGATTGTTGATTTTTTTCAGCACCGGCTCGGTGCCTGACAACCTGACGATCTACAACCCTTACGGGTTCATCAATGACTACATCGGGATGGTGCTCGGCATGCTGGTCTGCGCAGCGGCGGGTGCAATTATTTTGCCGCCCAACAGCCGTTGGATGTGGAGCCGGCTTGAACAGGACTTGCGTCAGCAGGTGTTGTACGCCATCAGCGCGCCGTTGCGCGGTTTAGGGTCGAGCTTCGAAAGTCGTACCCGTGACCTGCTGCATCAAGCTTACGGCCTGGCGGCGGGGCAACCGGAGGTTCAACGCAATCTGTTGCGCTGGATGTTCGTGGTGCTTGAGGTCGGTCACGCCATCATCGAATTACGTCGTGAACAGTCAATCATGCCGGTGCACCCGTGCTATGCCGAGTCACAGTCCTGGCGTCTGGCGATCCGGGTGATGGGACGCTCGCTCATCCGCTTGTTTCTGCAGCCCAACCACAGCAACCTGGAACGTGCCCTGATCGCCGTCGATCATGCGATCAGTCGAGTGCAGGCCACTGATGAGCCCTTTGCCCGGCACTTCGACACGTCGGTATTGCGGCGCGTCCAGAGTTACTTGCACTTTATCCGCACTTCGCTGCTTGATCCGCAATCTCCCCTGGCCGCGTATGCCCCGTTACGCAAGCCGCAAGGACTGATCCATGCCTCGTGA
- a CDS encoding multidrug transporter: protein MLIGIALILTWLILLLRYPAKALPVSLAAVLGLGSVAAWVVWQDSRETRRLEHLELRLTYLPQQCPPDRPLQIQLHNGNDVPLLSLQWRVAAYMPGDTVNLADNVYAAPRYRGPGELQAGGDWQDCLPLPPLRPGYRAQTVEFRAEHLQGSFSD from the coding sequence ATGCTGATCGGCATTGCGCTCATTCTAACGTGGCTGATTCTGCTCTTGCGTTACCCCGCCAAGGCGTTGCCGGTGTCATTGGCGGCGGTGTTGGGTTTGGGGAGCGTGGCGGCATGGGTGGTATGGCAGGACAGCCGCGAAACGCGACGGTTGGAGCATCTGGAGTTGCGATTGACTTATTTGCCGCAACAATGCCCGCCTGACCGTCCGTTACAGATCCAGTTACACAATGGCAATGACGTGCCGCTGCTCTCCCTGCAGTGGCGTGTTGCGGCTTATATGCCGGGGGACACGGTCAACCTGGCCGATAACGTCTACGCGGCACCTCGCTATCGCGGCCCTGGCGAATTGCAGGCCGGTGGCGATTGGCAAGACTGCTTACCCCTGCCGCCGCTGCGTCCGGGTTACCGCGCGCAAACCGTGGAGTTTCGTGCCGAGCACTTACAAGGCAGTTTCTCGGACTAG
- a CDS encoding mannuronate-specific alginate lyase, translating into MHTRKMMLPTLLAVALMAATDAASAAQALVPPQGYFAGIEKVKTGDNKFSCDAIPKPYTDKLVFRSKYEGSDKARSTLNEVSEKAFRDATADITKLERDTSKIVMQYMRDGRPEQLDCALNLLTTWAKADALESKDFNHTGKSMRKWALGSMSSAYLRLKFSNSHPLAAHQEQAQIIEAWFSKLADQVVSDWDNLPMDKNNNHTYWAAWSVMATSVVTNRRDLFDWSVKEFRVGANQIDKDGFLPNELKRKQRALAYHNYALPPMAMIASFAQANGVDVRPENNGALQRLGERVLSGIKDADSFTQRNGEKQDMTDLEIDSKFAWLEPFCSLYTCKAEVLDQKHKMEPFKTFRLGGDLTKVFDPAHEKGNKGSGS; encoded by the coding sequence ATGCACACTCGAAAAATGATGCTCCCCACCCTGCTCGCCGTGGCGCTGATGGCCGCGACCGATGCCGCGTCTGCTGCCCAGGCGCTGGTTCCACCACAGGGCTACTTCGCCGGTATTGAGAAGGTCAAAACCGGTGACAATAAATTCAGCTGCGATGCGATTCCCAAACCGTACACCGACAAACTGGTGTTTCGCAGCAAATACGAAGGCTCGGACAAGGCCCGCTCGACCCTCAACGAGGTCTCGGAAAAAGCCTTCAGGGACGCCACGGCCGACATCACCAAGCTGGAGCGCGACACCAGCAAAATCGTCATGCAGTACATGCGTGACGGTCGTCCGGAACAGCTCGACTGCGCCTTGAACCTGCTCACCACCTGGGCCAAGGCCGATGCGCTCGAGTCCAAGGACTTTAACCACACCGGCAAGTCAATGCGCAAATGGGCACTGGGCAGTATGTCCTCGGCTTACCTGCGCCTGAAGTTCTCCAACTCGCACCCGTTGGCCGCGCATCAGGAACAAGCGCAAATCATCGAAGCCTGGTTCAGCAAACTGGCCGATCAGGTGGTCAGCGATTGGGACAACCTGCCGATGGACAAGAACAACAACCACACCTACTGGGCTGCCTGGTCGGTGATGGCAACGTCGGTGGTGACCAATCGACGTGACTTGTTCGACTGGTCGGTGAAGGAGTTCCGCGTCGGCGCCAATCAGATCGACAAGGACGGCTTCCTGCCCAACGAGCTCAAGCGCAAACAACGCGCCCTGGCGTATCACAACTACGCCCTGCCACCGATGGCGATGATTGCCAGTTTTGCCCAGGCCAATGGCGTCGATGTACGTCCGGAAAACAACGGTGCATTGCAGCGTCTGGGTGAACGGGTGCTGAGCGGGATCAAGGATGCCGACAGTTTCACCCAGCGCAACGGCGAAAAACAGGACATGACCGATCTCGAGATCGACAGCAAGTTCGCCTGGCTCGAACCCTTCTGCTCGCTCTACACCTGCAAGGCCGAAGTACTGGATCAAAAACACAAGATGGAACCGTTCAAGACCTTCCGTCTTGGCGGCGACCTGACCAAGGTTTTCGATCCGGCGCATGAAAAAGGCAATAAAGGTTCTGGTTCCTGA
- a CDS encoding MBOAT family protein, translating into MVFSSNVFLFLFLPIFLGLYYLSGQRYRNLLLLIASYAFYAWWRVDFLALFIGVTLWNYWIGLKVGAAGVRTKPAQRWLLLGVAVDLGILGYFKYANFGVDSINAMMTSVGLEPFILTHVLLPIGISFYVFESISYIIDVYRGDTPATRNLIDFAAFVAIFPHLIAGPVLRFRDLADQFNNRTHTLDKFSEGATRFMQGFIKKVFIADTLAVVADHCFALQHPTTGDAWLGALAYTAQLYFDFSGYSDMAIGLGLMMGFRFMENFKQPYISQSITEFWRRWHISLSTWLRDYLYITLGGNRGGTLTTYRNLFLTMLLGGLWHGANITYIVWGAWHGMWLAIEKALGLNTNQRSFNPIRWALTFLLVIMGWVIFRSENLHVAARMYGAMFSFSEWQLSELNSASLTGLQVATLIVAYMTLAFFGLRDFYANRPKADAIKGVKPAAGEESTEANGPATAQPGMIKAVPGDQPNSIHLPGYTVGTDAQVQPAFWVADWPRYAMRTLVLLLFVASILKLSAQSFSPFLYFQF; encoded by the coding sequence ATGGTTTTCTCATCCAATGTGTTCCTGTTCTTGTTCTTGCCGATCTTCCTCGGCTTGTACTACTTGAGCGGACAACGCTACCGCAACTTGCTGTTGCTGATTGCCAGCTACGCGTTCTATGCCTGGTGGCGAGTGGACTTCCTGGCGTTGTTCATCGGCGTGACCCTGTGGAACTACTGGATCGGCCTGAAAGTCGGCGCGGCAGGCGTGCGCACCAAACCGGCACAGCGCTGGCTGTTGCTCGGCGTGGCGGTGGATCTGGGCATCCTTGGTTACTTCAAATACGCCAACTTTGGCGTGGACAGCATCAACGCGATGATGACCTCGGTAGGTCTCGAACCGTTCATTCTGACCCACGTCTTGTTGCCGATCGGGATCTCCTTCTACGTCTTCGAATCGATCAGCTACATCATCGACGTTTACCGTGGCGACACACCGGCCACCCGTAACCTGATCGACTTTGCTGCGTTCGTCGCGATCTTTCCGCACCTGATTGCCGGCCCCGTGTTGCGCTTCCGCGACCTGGCCGACCAGTTCAATAACCGCACGCACACCCTGGACAAGTTCTCCGAAGGCGCCACGCGCTTCATGCAGGGCTTCATCAAGAAGGTGTTCATCGCCGACACCCTGGCTGTAGTCGCCGACCATTGCTTCGCCTTGCAGCACCCGACCACCGGGGATGCCTGGCTCGGTGCGCTGGCGTACACCGCGCAGCTGTATTTCGACTTCTCCGGCTACAGCGACATGGCCATTGGCCTGGGCCTGATGATGGGCTTCCGCTTCATGGAGAACTTCAAGCAGCCGTACATCAGCCAGTCGATCACCGAGTTCTGGCGGCGCTGGCACATCAGCCTGTCCACCTGGCTGCGTGACTATCTGTACATCACCTTGGGCGGTAACCGTGGCGGTACCTTGACCACCTACCGCAACCTGTTCCTGACCATGTTGCTTGGTGGTCTGTGGCACGGTGCAAACATCACCTACATCGTCTGGGGCGCCTGGCACGGCATGTGGTTGGCGATCGAAAAAGCCTTGGGCCTGAACACCAATCAGCGCAGCTTCAATCCGATTCGTTGGGCGCTGACCTTCCTGCTGGTGATCATGGGCTGGGTTATTTTCCGCTCGGAAAACCTGCACGTTGCTGCACGGATGTATGGCGCGATGTTCAGCTTCAGCGAATGGCAACTGTCGGAACTCAACAGCGCCAGCCTCACCGGCCTGCAAGTAGCAACACTGATCGTGGCGTACATGACACTGGCGTTCTTCGGTCTGCGTGACTTCTACGCCAACCGACCTAAAGCCGACGCGATCAAGGGTGTGAAACCTGCTGCCGGCGAAGAGAGCACCGAGGCCAACGGTCCCGCAACCGCTCAACCGGGCATGATCAAAGCAGTCCCTGGCGACCAGCCGAACAGCATTCACCTGCCGGGTTACACCGTCGGCACCGATGCTCAGGTACAGCCTGCGTTCTGGGTCGCCGACTGGCCGCGTTATGCGATGCGCACCTTGGTGTTGCTGTTGTTCGTAGCATCGATCCTCAAGCTCTCGGCGCAAAGTTTCTCGCCGTTCCTTTACTTCCAGTTTTGA
- a CDS encoding SDR family oxidoreductase → MPIALITGCSSGIGRALAEAFKAAGYQVWATARKTEDVAALQAAGFIAVELDVNDSAALERLAGQLEQQGGLDVLINNAGYGAMGPLLDGGVEAMRRQFDTNVFAVVGVTRALFPLLRRSKGLVVNIGSVSGVLVTPFAGAYCASKAAVHALSDALRLELAPFGIKLMEVQPGAIASSFASNASREAEQLIGESSPWWPLRDAIRARANASQGNPTPAADFARDLLKAVSQDNPPRLLRLGNGSRAMPLMAWLLPKGVLDYALKKRFGLRGTL, encoded by the coding sequence ATGCCCATCGCCCTTATCACCGGTTGTTCCAGCGGCATTGGCCGCGCACTGGCGGAAGCCTTCAAAGCCGCTGGCTATCAAGTCTGGGCCACCGCCCGCAAAACCGAAGATGTCGCTGCATTGCAGGCTGCCGGGTTCATCGCGGTGGAACTGGACGTCAACGACAGCGCGGCGCTTGAGCGATTGGCGGGACAGCTTGAGCAACAAGGCGGCCTTGATGTGCTGATCAATAATGCCGGTTACGGCGCCATGGGGCCGTTGCTCGATGGTGGCGTGGAGGCTATGCGCCGACAGTTCGACACCAATGTGTTCGCGGTGGTCGGCGTCACGCGTGCGCTGTTTCCGTTATTGCGCCGCAGCAAAGGGCTGGTAGTGAATATCGGCAGTGTTTCGGGGGTGCTGGTCACGCCGTTTGCAGGCGCTTATTGCGCATCTAAAGCCGCCGTGCATGCGCTCAGCGATGCCCTGCGTCTGGAGCTGGCACCGTTCGGCATCAAACTGATGGAAGTGCAGCCTGGCGCCATCGCCTCCAGCTTTGCCAGCAACGCCAGCCGCGAAGCCGAACAGTTGATCGGTGAGTCCTCACCCTGGTGGCCGCTGCGTGACGCTATTCGCGCCCGGGCCAACGCGTCACAAGGTAACCCGACCCCCGCAGCCGACTTCGCCCGCGACCTGCTCAAGGCCGTGTCGCAAGACAACCCTCCGCGCTTGCTGCGGTTGGGTAATGGCAGCAGGGCCATGCCGCTGATGGCGTGGCTGCTGCCTAAAGGCGTGTTGGACTACGCGTTGAAAAAGCGCTTTGGATTGCGTGGCACATTGTAG
- a CDS encoding mannose-1-phosphate guanylyltransferase/mannose-6-phosphate isomerase, with protein sequence MIPVILSGGSGSRLWPLSRKQFPKQFLALTGEHTLFQQTLERLKFDGMQDPIVVCNKDHRFIVTEQLDTLKLETQAILLEPFGRNTAPAVAITAMMLLSDGRDELMLVLPADHVIDDQKALQRALALATVAAERGEMVLFGVPATKPETGYGYIKSTHDVLLPEGVSRVSHFVEKPDEKRATEFVNAGGYFWNSGMFLFRASRYLEELKKHDTDIYDTCMLALERSIHDGDNIDIDAATFACCPDNSIDYAVMEKTQRACVVPLTAGWNDVGCWSSLWDVQEKDAHGNVAKGDVVIQDSRNCMIHGNGKLVSVIGLDNIVVVETKDAMMIAHKDKVQGVKQMVNTLNEQGRSETQNHCEVYRPWGSYDSVDMGGRFQVKHISVKPGACLSLQMHHHRAEHWIVVSGTAEVTCDENVFLLTENQSTYIPIASVHRLRNPGKIPLEIIEVQSGSYLGEDDIERFEDVYGRSNNVVEMGIKTKTIAR encoded by the coding sequence ATGATTCCAGTAATCTTGTCAGGTGGTAGCGGCTCACGACTCTGGCCGCTTTCGCGCAAACAGTTCCCTAAACAGTTCCTGGCCTTGACCGGTGAGCACACCCTGTTCCAGCAAACCCTCGAACGCCTGAAGTTCGACGGCATGCAGGACCCTATCGTGGTCTGCAACAAGGACCACCGCTTCATCGTTACAGAGCAACTGGACACCTTGAAGCTAGAGACCCAGGCCATCTTGCTGGAGCCCTTCGGCCGCAACACCGCACCGGCCGTCGCAATCACCGCGATGATGCTGCTCAGCGATGGCCGTGATGAACTGATGTTGGTGCTCCCGGCCGACCACGTCATCGACGATCAAAAAGCCCTGCAACGCGCCCTCGCCCTGGCCACCGTCGCGGCCGAACGCGGCGAAATGGTGCTGTTCGGCGTACCGGCGACCAAACCTGAAACCGGTTATGGCTACATCAAGTCGACCCACGATGTGCTACTGCCCGAGGGTGTGAGCCGCGTCTCGCACTTCGTCGAAAAACCTGACGAAAAGCGCGCCACCGAGTTCGTCAACGCTGGCGGTTATTTCTGGAACAGCGGCATGTTCCTGTTTCGTGCCAGCCGTTACCTCGAAGAGCTGAAAAAGCACGACACGGACATCTACGACACCTGCATGCTGGCCCTCGAACGCAGCATTCACGACGGCGACAACATCGACATTGATGCCGCCACCTTCGCCTGCTGCCCGGACAACTCCATCGACTACGCCGTGATGGAAAAAACCCAGCGCGCCTGCGTGGTTCCGCTCACCGCTGGCTGGAATGATGTCGGCTGCTGGTCATCGCTGTGGGACGTGCAGGAAAAAGACGCCCACGGCAACGTGGCCAAAGGCGATGTGGTGATCCAAGACAGCCGCAACTGCATGATCCATGGCAACGGCAAACTGGTCTCGGTCATTGGCCTGGACAATATCGTCGTGGTCGAAACCAAAGACGCGATGATGATTGCCCACAAAGACAAAGTTCAGGGCGTCAAGCAGATGGTCAACACCCTCAACGAACAGGGCCGTAGCGAAACCCAGAACCACTGTGAGGTTTACCGACCTTGGGGTTCCTACGACTCGGTGGACATGGGTGGCCGGTTCCAAGTCAAGCACATCTCGGTTAAACCGGGCGCTTGCCTGTCCCTGCAAATGCACCACCACCGCGCCGAACACTGGATCGTCGTCTCCGGCACTGCCGAAGTGACCTGCGATGAAAACGTGTTCCTGCTGACCGAAAACCAATCCACCTACATCCCGATTGCCTCGGTCCATCGCTTGAGAAACCCAGGCAAGATCCCGTTGGAAATCATTGAAGTCCAGTCCGGCAGCTACTTGGGCGAAGACGACATTGAACGTTTCGAAGACGTCTACGGGCGTTCCAATAACGTGGTGGAAATGGGCATAAAGACCAAAACCATCGCACGCTGA
- a CDS encoding alginate O-acetyltransferase AlgF, protein MTLQTTPNRFAKKSLLKTCALVAGLGLFSLQAFAGGDSALYGPTAPKGSTFVRVYNASNAEISASVGNTNLNEIAPLASSAFSFMPQGDYSAKVGSQTVPVKLASDHYYTLVSNTSGTPQLVEEPPFKNKQKSLVRVQNLTDKALTLKTADGKTDVIPAVAAKGRGDREINPVKVSLALFDGDKKISDLKPIALERGEAAVLYVTGSGSNVSPVWVKPPVATR, encoded by the coding sequence ATGACCTTACAGACCACTCCAAATCGTTTTGCCAAAAAAAGCCTGTTGAAAACCTGCGCACTGGTTGCAGGCCTCGGCTTGTTCTCCCTGCAAGCCTTTGCCGGTGGCGACTCTGCGCTCTATGGCCCGACGGCCCCTAAAGGCTCGACCTTCGTCCGGGTCTACAACGCCAGCAACGCGGAAATCAGCGCCAGCGTCGGCAACACCAACCTCAACGAAATCGCACCGTTGGCCAGCAGCGCCTTCAGCTTCATGCCCCAGGGCGACTACAGCGCCAAGGTTGGCAGCCAGACCGTACCGGTGAAACTGGCCAGTGATCACTATTACACCCTGGTCAGCAACACCAGCGGCACCCCACAACTGGTGGAAGAGCCGCCGTTCAAGAACAAACAGAAATCCCTGGTGCGCGTGCAGAACCTCACCGACAAAGCGCTGACCCTGAAAACCGCCGATGGCAAGACCGATGTCATCCCGGCCGTCGCCGCCAAAGGCCGTGGCGACCGTGAAATCAACCCGGTGAAAGTCAGCCTGGCGCTGTTCGACGGCGATAAGAAAATCAGCGATCTGAAACCGATTGCCCTGGAACGTGGTGAAGCCGCCGTTCTGTATGTCACCGGCAGCGGCAGCAACGTGTCGCCGGTCTGGGTCAAACCCCCGGTCGCCACGCGCTAA